One genomic window of Bactrocera dorsalis isolate Fly_Bdor chromosome 4, ASM2337382v1, whole genome shotgun sequence includes the following:
- the LOC105229795 gene encoding tether containing UBX domain for GLUT4 produces MEGKVTVLTPNFRRQNVKVTPNTTILQILEEVCLKHGLDSHEYCLKHHNKEVGLTQMFRFSGLPNNCLLEMSQTERRRTESVVNICIQLEDGSRVQGEFKPSNSLWQVIEELDSEVLKTYSSPVAIYMRQEIIGKERMTETTLKSLGIIEGRAMVRVINKTAEDLKSQANVYVPPTVKEKPKEDEEKGILTQQNSTKTSDSGSGGFKITKDLVQSLKKSTSNANAENDAALVNTTSTAASKEIEPEKPKYDWGSGVGYSIQSSRHEQDSAKDLNNLNEDDAAEMDIEPEVNIIGERNAVLYSLDETQTQAEELPDSFFDLTVEDLKLVLRDLKKASRGDEDAPLLTERLRQLEGQKTMLNKIAQYKNCVIRIQFPDRLVLQGIFKPIDKVSDVMDFVRKFLHDAQADFHLFTIPPKYILPLDKTLLELDFVPTAVVHFVFQDKEENATAADPTLEPKYLRLELKEKLTTVEGAFYAANKMRSTVARGSKPNSNDAVNEASLQAQSERRNPDTSLGAIPKKQRNDNVNNVI; encoded by the exons ATGGAAGGAAAGGTGACCGTATTGACACCAAATTTTCGGAGACAAAATGTAAAAGTCACACCTAATACAACCATTCTACAG attttggaAGAGGTTTGCCTGAAGCATGGCTTAGACAGCCATGAATATTGTCTAAAGCATCATAATAAAGAGGTTGGCCTTACGCAAATGTTTCGATTTAGTGGATTACCCAACAATTGCTTATTGGAAATGTCACAAACTGAACGCAGAAGAACCGAGTCTGTGGTAAACATCTGCATTCAACTAGAAGATGGTTCTCGAGTTCAGGGAGAGTTTAAACCAAGCAATAGCCTTTGGCAGGTTATAGAAGAGCTTGACTCGGAGGTATTGAAAACTTACTCTAGCCCGGTCGCGATTTATATGCGTCAAGAAATTATTGGAAAGGAACGTATGACGGAAACTACACTTAAATCTTTAGGTATCATTGAAGGACGTGCCATGGTGcgtgttataaataaaacagctgAAGATTTGAAGTC tcAAGCTAACGTCTACGTACCACCAACGGTTAAAGAGAAGCCAAAAGAAGATGAAGAAAAGGGAATACTAACACAACAAAATTCCACAAAAACTAGTGATAGCGGTAGTGgtggttttaaaattacaaaagattTAGTGCAATCTCTAAAGAAATCAACATCTAATGCAAACGCTGAAAACGACGCAGCATTAGTAAATACGACTAGTACAGCGGCGAGCAAGGAGATTGAGCCGGAAAAGCCCAAATATGACTGGGGTTCAGGTGTGGGTTATTCCATACAAAGCTCAAGGCATGAGCAGGATTCCGCAAAGGACCTCAACAATTTGAATGAGGACGATGCAGCCGAAATGGATATTGAACCGGAAGTAAACATT attgGCGAACGAAACGCCGTATTATATTCGCTCGACGAGACTCAAACTCAGGCTGAAGAATTGCCTGATTCATTTTTCGATTTAACAGTTGAGGATCTTAAATTGGTATTAAGAGATTTAAAAAAGGCATCTCGAGGTGATGAAGATGCACCGTTACTTACGGAACGTTTGCGTCAATTAGAAGGACAGAAGACAATGCTAAATAAAATTGCGCAGTACAAGAATTGTGTGATAAGAATTCAGTTCCCAGATCGACTTGTTCTACAGGGTATCTTCAAGCCCATTGATAAAGTTTCCGATGTCATGGACTTTGTGCGAAAATTTCTGCATGACGCTCAAGCAGATTTTCATTTGT TTACTATACCGCCGAAATATATTTTACCCCTGGATAAAACGCTGTTGGAATTGGATTTCGTACCTACAGCTGTCGTGCACTTTGTCTTCCAAGATAAAGAAGAAAATGCTACTGCAGCTGATCCAACGCTGGAGCCAAAATATTTGAGGTTGGAGTTGAAGGAAAAATTAACCACTGTAGAGGGCGCTTTTTATGCAGCAAATAAAATGCG TTCAACGGTTGCACGAGGTTCAAAACCTAATTCGAACGATGCTGTAAATGAAGCATCACTGCAGGCGCAGAGTGAACGTCGAAACCCAGACACATCATTGGGCGCCATACCAAAAAAGCAGCGCAATGATAATGTCAACAATGTAATTTga